One Triticum dicoccoides isolate Atlit2015 ecotype Zavitan chromosome 4B, WEW_v2.0, whole genome shotgun sequence genomic window carries:
- the LOC119294013 gene encoding flowering-promoting factor 1-like protein 5, whose translation MADGGVWVFRKDGVMELENAARSTSSRSGPGNKALLYVPANDTMRSLQALEQRLGAHGWERYYENRDVVQLHRRDGSLDLISLPREFAQFRSTHMYDVVVKNRGHFKVVDL comes from the coding sequence atggcggacggaggCGTATGGGTGTTCCGGAAGGACGGGGTGATGGAGCTGGAGAACGCGGCCCGGTCGACGTCGAGCCGGAGTGGACCGGGCAACAAGGCGCTGCTGTACGTGCCGGCGAACGACACAATGCGGTCGCTGCAGGCGCTGGAGCAGCGCCTCGGCGCGCACGGCTGGGAGCGCTACTACGAGAACCGGGACGTCGTGCAGCTCCACCGCCGCGACGGCAGCCTCGACCTCATCTCGCTCCCGCGCGAATTTGCGCAGTTCCGCTCCACCCACATGTACGACGTAGTCGTCAAGAACCGAGGCCACTTCAAGGTCGTCGACCTCTAA